GCCGCCATCCACCCCCGCCAGCTCCCGATCATCGAACGCGCCTACCTCCCCACCGAGCGGGAGATCGAGGAGGCGGAGACGATCGTGAAGGCGGCAAGCCGCGAGAAGGGCGCCCAGGCCCTGCCGGACGGCCGCTTCATCGACGCGGCGGTGGTGGCGGCGGCCCAACGCACCCTGTCCCTGACGAACCGCCGCTGACTTGTTCCCGCCGCAACGGCGAGAACGACGACGGCGGGTCTGGGGGTCCCCCACGCCCTCAAGGCAGTGGGGGAGGTACCAAACCCGCCGTGGACCCGCCGTCGAACAATCAGGTCAGCCCTTCTTGGCCGACTCGGCGTCGTCCTTGACCTCGTCCTTTACCTCGTCCTTGTCACCGTCGGACGCCTCGTCCTTCACCTCGACGTCGGCCTCACCGCCGGAGGCTTCCTCACCGCCGGAGGCATCGGACGCACCGTCGGTCGCACCCGGCTCGACCACCGCTTCCCGGCCCGGCCGCTTCTTCGCCGAGAGGACGATGTACGTCACCGCCAGCAGGAACACGATCCCCGCTGTCCAGTCGTTCAGCCGCAGCCCGAGGATGTGGTGCGCGTCGTCGACCCGCATGTACTCGATCCACGCGCGCCCCACGCAGTACGCCGCGACGTACAGCGCGAACGCCCGCCCGTGTCCCATGTTGAAGCGCTTGTCGGCCCAGATGACCAGCACCGCGACGCCGATGCACCACAGGGACTCGTAGAGGAAGGTGGGGTGGTAGTACCCGGGCACCCGGCCGTCCGTCGAGGACGTGATGTGCAGCGCCCAGGGAACGTGCGTCTCCTTGCCGTACAGCTCCTGGTTGAACCAGTTGCCCCAGCGGCCGAAGGCCTGCGCGAGGGCGATGCCGGGTGCGACCGCGTCGGCGTACGCGGGCATCGGGATGCCCCGGCGGCGGCAGCCGATCCAGGCACCCAGCGCACCGAGGGCGATCGCGCCCCAGATGCCGAGGCCGCCCTGCCACACCTTGAAGGCGTCCACCCAGTCACGGCCCTGGCTGAAGTACAGCTCGTAGTCCGTGATCACGTGGTAGAGCCGGCCGCCGACGAGGCCGAAGGGCACCGCCCAGACAGCGATGTCGGCCACCGTTCCGGCCCGCCCGCCGCGGGCGATCCAGCGCTTGTTGCCGAGCCAGACCGCGACGAAGACGCCGATGATGATGCAGAAGGCATAGCCGCGCAGCGGAATGGGGCCGAGATACAGCACCCCGCGTGACGGGCTCGGAATGTAGGCAAGTTCTTCCATGGCAGGGTCGACGCTACCGTGCCGGACCGGGCCCACGGCAGGCAGCCCGGCTACGGGTCCATAACGGGCGGGTGTGAATGCGCCCGCCGCGCCTTACCCCTTGTCGGCCTGCTGCACCAACTGCTTCAGCTTCGCCGGGGTCATCGACTGGTCCTGGTAGATGTTCTTGCCGTTCAGCAGCACGGTCGGGGTGCCGGTGAAGCCGCTCGACTTGAAGGCCGCGTTCGACTTGTCCACCCAGCCGTCGTGCGTGCCCTTGTCGACGCAGGCACGGAAGGCCGCCGTGTCGAGCCCGCCCACCTTGCCGGCCAGCTCGATCAGCTTGGCGTTGCCGCCGAAGGCGTCGTTGGTCTCCTCGGGCTGGTTGCCGTAGAGCACGTCGTGGTAGTCGCGGAACTTCCCCGCGTCCTGGGCGCAGGCGGCGGCGTTGCCCGCGCGCAGGGAGCCGGTGCCTCCGAGGTTGCCGTCGATCAGCCTGACCAGGTGGTACTCGATCCTCAGTCGGCCGGAGTCCGCCAGTTCGTGGAGCGTGGGGCGGTACGTCGTCTCGAAGGCCTTGCAGGCCGGGCAGCGGAAGTCCTCCCAGACGGTGAGCGTGGACTTGGCGCCGTCCTTGCCGACGGGGATCGCGAGACCGTCCTTGCCCTGTGCCCCGGACGGCGCCGTGGCCGGGCCGGAGGCCTTGGAGCCCTTGTCCTTCCCGGCGTTCGCGGCGATCACGCCGATCACCGCCGCCAGCCCGAGCACGCCGACCACGCTCACGCCGACGATCAGGGCCCGCCGCCGCTTCTCGGCGGCCTTCTGCTTCTCACGCTCGGCCGCCAGCCGCTCCCGGGCGGTGCGCTTTCCCTCTTTGTTCTTCTCGCTCACACCCCAGGAACGAACCGGGGAGGCGCAGCGCGCCTCCCCGGTCCCAGGTCCACCCGTTCGAGTGACCGAATGATCCCTTGTGTTCTGTTCCGGACGGATCACGCCTGTCGGCGCACGCCCTTCGCCAGCTCGCCCGCGAGTTCGCGGACGGCCTCCAGACCCGCCGCATCGTCCGGCGCGTCGAGCATCCGCTTCACGAAGGCGGACCCGACGATCACGCCGTCGGCGAAGCCGGCCACCTCGGCGGCCTGCTCGGCGTTGGAGACGCCGAGCCCGACGCAGACGGGCAGGCCGCTGCCGGTGGCGCGGGTGCGCTCGACCAGGTCGTGGGCCTGCGCGCCCACGGACTCGCGGGTTCCGGTGACGCCCATGAGCGAGGCGGCGTACACGAAGCCGCTGCCGGCGGCGGTGATCTCGGCGAGCCGCGCGTCCTTGCTGCTGGGCGCGACCACGAAGACCGTGGCGAGCCCGTGCTTCTCGGCGTGCTCCCTCCACAGCGCCGACTCCTGGACGGGCAGGTCGGGCAGGATGCACCCGGCGCCGCCCGCTTCCGCGAGTTCGGCGGTGAAGCGCTCGACACCGTAACGGTCGATGGGGTTCCAGTACGTCATGACCAGGATCGGCTTGCCGGTGGCCCGGTGGGCTTCCCTGACCGTGCGCATGACGTGCGCGATCTTGACGCCGCCGCGCAGGGCGATGTCGTCGGCGGTCTGGATGACGGGACCGTCGAGGACGGGGTCGCTGTGCGGCAGGCCGACCTCGACCACGTCCGCCCCGCCGTCGAGGGCGGCCTTGATCGCCTCGATGCCGCCGTCCACGGTCGGAAAGCCGGCCGGGAGGTAGGCGATGAGCGCCGCGCGTCCCTCGGCCTTGGCGGCCGCGAGGGTGTCGGACAGCAGCTGAATGTTCCCGCTCACTTGGCGTCCCCCTCGATCTCGGCGGTGTCGGCGGCGTTGGCCGCAACCTCGGCGTCGGTGTCGTACAGGCCGAAGTAGCGCGCGGCGGTGTCCATGTCCTTGTCGCCGCGGCCGGACAGGTTGACGACGATCAGGCCGTCCTCGCCCAGCTCCCTGCCGACCTCCAGGGCGCCCGCGAGGGCGTGCGCGCTCTCGATCGCCGGGATGATGCCCTCGGTGCGCGACAGCAGGCGCAGGGCCTGCATCGCGGCGTCGTCGGTGACCGCGCGGTACTCACCGCGACCGCTGTCCTTGAGGTACGAGTGCTCCGGGCCGATGCCGGGGTAGTCCAGGCCGGCCGAGATCGAGTACGGCTCGGTGATCTGGCCCTCCTCGTCCTGCAGGACGTAGGACCGGGAGCCGTGCAGGATGCCGGGCTCGCCCGCGGTGAGGGTGGCCGCGTGCTCGCCGGTCTCGACGCCGTGGCCGGCCGGCTCGCAGCCGATGAGGCGGACGCCCTCGTCCGGGATGAAGGCGTGGAAGAGGCCGATGGCGTTGGAGCCGCCGCCGACGCAGGCGATGGCTGCGTCGGGGAGGCGGCCGGCGCGCTCCAGGAGCTGGCGTCGGGCCTCCACGCCGATGACCCGGTGGAAGTCGCGGACCATGGCCGGGAAGGGGTGCGGGCCTGCGACCGTACCGAAGAGGTAGTGGGTGCGGTCGACGTTGGCGACCCAGTCGCGGAACGCCTCGTTGATGGCGTCCTTGAGGGTGCGCGAGCCCGACTTCACGGCGATGACCTCGGCGCCCAGCATGCGCATGCGGGCCACGTTCAGGGCCTGGCGCCGGGTGTCGATCTCGCCCATGTAGATGGTGCAGTCGAGGCCGAAGAGGGCGCACGCGGTGGCGGTGGCCACGCCGTGCTGGCCGGCGCCGGTCTCGGCGATGACCCGGGTCTTGCCCATGCGCTTGGTGAGCAGGGCCTGGCCGAGGACGTTGTTGATCTTGTGGGAGCCGGTGTGGTTGAGGTCCTCCCGCTTGAGGAAGATCCGGGCACCACCGGCGTGTTCGGCGAACCTCGGCACCTCGGTGAGGGAGCTGGGGCGGCCGGTGTAGTTGACCAGCAGGTCGTCGAGTTCGCGGGCGAACTCGGGGTCGTGCTTGGCCTTGTCGTACTCGACGGCCACCTCGTCGACGGCGGCGACGAGGGCCTCCGGGATGAACTTGCCGCCGAACGCGCCGAAGTAGCCTTCGGCGGTGGGGACTTGACCCTCCGGGTCTGGGATGAAGAACTCGCTGGGCATGTGGATACCTCACGGTGAGTGCGTGTTGATGACACTGAGCGCCGTGGGGCGAAGGGTTGTGTGTGTTCTGCGGGCCGTCAGTGGCTGATCGCGCAGTTCCCCGCGCCCCTGAAGGGCGCGCTGCCATCGACGGCCGTTCACCTGGCCGGGTTCGTCTCCGATGACGTATCGCACTCGACGGCCGTGCACCCTGCGGGCGGGCGCACGGCAGCCCCGGGGGCGGCAGCCGCGCGCGAGGCGGGCGTACCGGTCCAGGGTCGTCGCAGTGAGAGTCATCGGAATCAGCCTACCGAAAGATCAACTGCGCCCGTGCCGCAGAGCCGGGTGCTCGCCCGCCGCCACCAGGTCCGACACCGCGGTCTTCGGGTCCTTGCCGGTGACCAGGGACTCGCCGACCAGGACGGCGTCGGCTCCGGCGTTGGCGTAGGCGATGAGGTCGTGGGGTCCGCGGACGCCGGACTCGGCGACCTTGACGAGGTGGTCGGGGATCTCGGGGGCGACGCGCTCGAAGGTGGTGCGGTCCACCTCCAGGGTCTTGAGGTTGCGCGCGTTGACACCGATGATCTTGGCGCCCGCGTCCACCGCCCGCTCGACCTCGTCCTCGTCGTGCACCTCGACGATCGGGGTGAGACCGATGGAGACGGCGCGCTCGATGAGGGACTCCAGGGCGGGCTGTTCGAGGGCCGCGACGATCAGCAGCGCGAGGTCGGCGCCGTACGCGCGGGCCTCCCACAGCTGGTACGAGGTGACGATGAAGTCCTTGCGCAGGACCGGGATGTCCACACGCGCGCGGACGGCCTCCAGGTCGGCCAGCGAGCCGCCGAAGCGGCGCTGTTCGGTGAGGACGGAGATGACGGCCGCGCCGCCCGCCTCGTAGTCCGCCGCGAGGCCGGCCGGGTCGGCGATGGCGGCCAGCGCGCCCTTGGACGGGCTGGAGCGCTTGACCTCGCAGATCACCTTGACGCCGTCGCCCCGCAGGGCGGCCACCCCGTCCTTGGCCGCGGGTGCCTTCGCCGCGCGCTCCTTGAGCTCGTCGAGGCTGACGCGCGCCTGCCGTTCCGCGAGGTCGGCACGGACTCCGTCGATGATCTCGTCGAGCACACTCACGCGAGCGGCCCCCTTCCAGACGGTTGACAGTTAAAGCTTTCGACCCGGCGGAAAGCCGGTGGTCACTGCGATGGTATCCGCAGGAGGGCGAAGGCCTCGCATCCGGTTGACGCCCGTCCCTCTATCCGGACGTCCGCAGGTCGATCAAGGGCGCAGCCAGCCACCCGACGGCAGGTTCCGGACAATGCTGAAGACCAGCAGCAACGCCCCCAGCGCCCACATGTGCGCCGGGCCGAGAGTCAGCCGCGCGGGGCGCCCGCGCGCGGCGCGCACCACCCATACGGTCCACAGCACCGCGAAGAGCGGATAGCCGACGGTGGCCAGGGCGTTGTCGTGCAGCGCCGCCACGAAGTCCCCGTGGACGAAGGCGTGGGCGCTGCGCAGGCCGCCGCAGCCCGGGCAGTAGAGGCCGGTGACGCGGTAGAGGGGGCAGACGGGGTAGTGGCCGGGCTCATTCGGGTTGACGGCGCCCACGTACGCGAAGGCCCCGGCGACGGCCGCCATGATGCCGGC
Above is a genomic segment from Streptomyces sp. SLBN-31 containing:
- the lgt gene encoding prolipoprotein diacylglyceryl transferase, with the protein product MEELAYIPSPSRGVLYLGPIPLRGYAFCIIIGVFVAVWLGNKRWIARGGRAGTVADIAVWAVPFGLVGGRLYHVITDYELYFSQGRDWVDAFKVWQGGLGIWGAIALGALGAWIGCRRRGIPMPAYADAVAPGIALAQAFGRWGNWFNQELYGKETHVPWALHITSSTDGRVPGYYHPTFLYESLWCIGVAVLVIWADKRFNMGHGRAFALYVAAYCVGRAWIEYMRVDDAHHILGLRLNDWTAGIVFLLAVTYIVLSAKKRPGREAVVEPGATDGASDASGGEEASGGEADVEVKDEASDGDKDEVKDEVKDDAESAKKG
- a CDS encoding thioredoxin domain-containing protein, translated to MSEKNKEGKRTARERLAAEREKQKAAEKRRRALIVGVSVVGVLGLAAVIGVIAANAGKDKGSKASGPATAPSGAQGKDGLAIPVGKDGAKSTLTVWEDFRCPACKAFETTYRPTLHELADSGRLRIEYHLVRLIDGNLGGTGSLRAGNAAACAQDAGKFRDYHDVLYGNQPEETNDAFGGNAKLIELAGKVGGLDTAAFRACVDKGTHDGWVDKSNAAFKSSGFTGTPTVLLNGKNIYQDQSMTPAKLKQLVQQADKG
- the trpA gene encoding tryptophan synthase subunit alpha, with product MSGNIQLLSDTLAAAKAEGRAALIAYLPAGFPTVDGGIEAIKAALDGGADVVEVGLPHSDPVLDGPVIQTADDIALRGGVKIAHVMRTVREAHRATGKPILVMTYWNPIDRYGVERFTAELAEAGGAGCILPDLPVQESALWREHAEKHGLATVFVVAPSSKDARLAEITAAGSGFVYAASLMGVTGTRESVGAQAHDLVERTRATGSGLPVCVGLGVSNAEQAAEVAGFADGVIVGSAFVKRMLDAPDDAAGLEAVRELAGELAKGVRRQA
- the trpB gene encoding tryptophan synthase subunit beta, translating into MPSEFFIPDPEGQVPTAEGYFGAFGGKFIPEALVAAVDEVAVEYDKAKHDPEFARELDDLLVNYTGRPSSLTEVPRFAEHAGGARIFLKREDLNHTGSHKINNVLGQALLTKRMGKTRVIAETGAGQHGVATATACALFGLDCTIYMGEIDTRRQALNVARMRMLGAEVIAVKSGSRTLKDAINEAFRDWVANVDRTHYLFGTVAGPHPFPAMVRDFHRVIGVEARRQLLERAGRLPDAAIACVGGGSNAIGLFHAFIPDEGVRLIGCEPAGHGVETGEHAATLTAGEPGILHGSRSYVLQDEEGQITEPYSISAGLDYPGIGPEHSYLKDSGRGEYRAVTDDAAMQALRLLSRTEGIIPAIESAHALAGALEVGRELGEDGLIVVNLSGRGDKDMDTAARYFGLYDTDAEVAANAADTAEIEGDAK
- the trpM gene encoding tryptophan biosynthesis modulator TrpM — protein: MTLTATTLDRYARLARGCRPRGCRAPARRVHGRRVRYVIGDEPGQVNGRRWQRALQGRGELRDQPLTARRTHTTLRPTALSVINTHSP
- the trpC gene encoding indole-3-glycerol phosphate synthase TrpC, which gives rise to MSVLDEIIDGVRADLAERQARVSLDELKERAAKAPAAKDGVAALRGDGVKVICEVKRSSPSKGALAAIADPAGLAADYEAGGAAVISVLTEQRRFGGSLADLEAVRARVDIPVLRKDFIVTSYQLWEARAYGADLALLIVAALEQPALESLIERAVSIGLTPIVEVHDEDEVERAVDAGAKIIGVNARNLKTLEVDRTTFERVAPEIPDHLVKVAESGVRGPHDLIAYANAGADAVLVGESLVTGKDPKTAVSDLVAAGEHPALRHGRS
- a CDS encoding DUF2752 domain-containing protein, translating into MRDVNAETQTVTPTSTGSAAARLAVPAGIMAAVAGAFAYVGAVNPNEPGHYPVCPLYRVTGLYCPGCGGLRSAHAFVHGDFVAALHDNALATVGYPLFAVLWTVWVVRAARGRPARLTLGPAHMWALGALLLVFSIVRNLPSGGWLRP